A window from Salvia miltiorrhiza cultivar Shanhuang (shh) chromosome 2, IMPLAD_Smil_shh, whole genome shotgun sequence encodes these proteins:
- the LOC131011112 gene encoding uncharacterized protein LOC131011112: MDPISHRNRDTTWKSIVDTAMNLVNARKGKKFKKSASWDVVKGPIQPDSNQCGFYVMKFMKDVIAHYSLDAPTSLSSMFKNVKTYTLAEIDEIREEWATCVIKHAFD, from the exons ATGGACCCAATTTCTCATCGGAATCGCGATACGACATGGAAATCCATCGTTGACAC TGCGATGAACCTTGTTAATGCACGCAAGggaaaaaaattcaagaaatcGGCAAGTTGGGATGTAGTTAAG GGACCTATCCAGCCTGATTCGAACCAATGTGGATTTTATGTCATGAAGTTCATGAAAGATGTCATCGCACACTATAGCCTTGATGCCCCCACGTCTCTGTCATCAATG TTTAAGAATGTGAAGACGTATACTCTAGCTGAAATCGATGAAATTCGTGAGGAATGGGCAACGTGTGTGATAAAGCACGCCTTTGATTGA
- the LOC131011113 gene encoding BOI-related E3 ubiquitin-protein ligase 1-like: protein MDFGASLLWLEDGFCIQQLPNLEHYYGNLLASPSSFSLPLEIMHSEIHNQNLEMDHFLQLQNNRLRRSIMEEEARQRAITMQKYESRASALILQKDEEIAVARNRTRELQHFLKAAEMEATAWERAAREREAAAAELSKRLSQARERDAVSFCSSSTNTEKAIQNCKVCHAGLSCVVLFPCRHICCCRSCEPLLDHCPLCQTLKEATLQVLF, encoded by the exons ATGGATTTTGGTGCGTCTCTTCTTTGGTTGGAAGACGGTTTCTGCATCCAACAACTTCCGAATCTTGAGCACTACTACGGCAATCTCCTTGCTTCGCCCTCTTCATTTTCTCTGCCTCTTGAGATCATGCATTCCGAGATCCACAATCAGAATCTGGAGATGGATCATTTCCTCCAGCTGCAG AATAACAGACTGAGAAGATCAATCATGGAAGAGGAGGCGCGGCAGCGAGCGATCACAATGCAGAAATACGAATCAAGAGCGAGTGCTCTAATCCTGCAGAAAGATGAAGAGATCGCCGTGGCAAGGAACAGAACGAGAGAGCTCCAGCATTTCCTGAAAGCGGCGGAGATGGAAGCCACAGCGTGGGAGAGagcggcgagagagagagaagccgCGGCGGCGGAGCTGAGCAAGAGGCTGAGTCAGGCGAGAGAGAGGGATGCGGTGTCGTTTTGCTCCTCATCAACAAACACAGAAAAGGCGATCCAAAATTGCAAAGTTTGCCACGCTGGACTCTCCTGCGTCGTTTTGTTTCCTTGCAGGCACATTTGCTGCTGCAGATCTTGTGAGCCACTTTTGGACCACTGCCCTCTCTGCCAAACACTCAAGGAGGCTACATTGCAAGTTTTATTTTAG